In Amycolatopsis methanolica 239, a single genomic region encodes these proteins:
- a CDS encoding acyl-CoA dehydrogenase family protein produces MSHVDPMWTEEARALRESVRTLLARRSGPEAVRAAMAAPLGYDDELWSTLCEQIGVAALAIPEEYGGAGAGLAEVCVVLEELGRTLTPAPMLGSAVLCGQALLLTGNDEACRRLLPGIAAGSSLAALAWSDEDGRWSPACEFRDGRVDGRAHYVLDGDHADVLLVVARTPDGPGLFEVAPADARRAAVTTLDPTRRLAVVTVSNAPARRLDTGGFDTERLRWAAAMALAAEQTGAAARALELTVEYTKQRRQFGRPIGGFQALKHRMADVHVQVEAARSALYGALTGDDFELDAATAKTVCSAALRHAAAEMIQLHGGVAITWEHDAHLYFKRAHGSSLLFG; encoded by the coding sequence ATGAGCCACGTCGATCCGATGTGGACGGAGGAGGCGCGGGCGCTGCGCGAGTCGGTGCGGACGTTGCTGGCCCGCCGGTCCGGGCCGGAGGCGGTGCGTGCCGCGATGGCCGCACCCCTCGGCTACGACGACGAGCTGTGGTCGACGCTGTGCGAGCAGATCGGCGTCGCGGCGCTGGCGATCCCGGAGGAGTACGGGGGCGCGGGCGCCGGACTGGCCGAGGTGTGCGTGGTGCTGGAGGAGCTGGGCCGCACCCTCACCCCGGCCCCCATGCTCGGCTCGGCAGTGCTGTGCGGGCAGGCCCTGCTGCTGACCGGGAACGACGAGGCGTGCCGGCGGCTGCTGCCCGGCATCGCGGCGGGCAGCAGCCTGGCCGCGCTGGCGTGGTCCGATGAGGACGGACGCTGGTCGCCGGCGTGCGAGTTCCGGGACGGGCGCGTCGACGGCCGGGCGCACTACGTCCTCGACGGCGACCACGCCGACGTCCTGCTGGTGGTGGCCCGGACCCCGGACGGCCCCGGCCTGTTCGAGGTCGCACCGGCCGACGCCCGGCGGGCAGCAGTGACGACCCTCGACCCGACGCGCCGTCTCGCGGTGGTGACGGTGTCGAACGCCCCCGCGCGGCGGCTGGACACCGGCGGGTTCGACACCGAGCGGCTGCGCTGGGCCGCGGCCATGGCGCTGGCCGCCGAGCAGACCGGCGCCGCGGCCAGGGCGCTGGAGCTGACCGTCGAGTACACCAAGCAGCGGCGCCAGTTCGGCAGGCCCATCGGCGGCTTCCAGGCGCTCAAGCACCGGATGGCCGACGTGCACGTCCAGGTCGAGGCGGCCCGCTCGGCGTTGTACGGCGCCTTGACCGGGGACGACTTCGAGCTGGACGCGGCGACCGCGAAAACCGTGTGCTCGGCGGCGCTGCGGCACGCCGCGGCGGAGATGATCCAGCTGCACGGGGGGGTCGCGATCACCTGGGAGCACGACGCGCACCTGTACTTCAAGCGCGCCCACGGCAGCTCGCTGTTGTTCGGTTAG
- a CDS encoding acyl-CoA dehydrogenase family protein encodes MRFALSAEHRDFATSLHAYLAGADTPGAARAWAHGRHEPGLKVLRGLAELGVPALLIDEAHGGLGAGPVDLVVAFEALGYHAVPGPLVETAAVAPAALTGAAAERWLPSLAAGEAFATVPVPLALDADIAAVVVGAEVVGQPELVRSIDPTRRLFRVDAPPLTGGRAFDLGVLAVAAQLLGAGRWLLDAAVAYAKQRSQYDRLIGEYQAIRHLLADVVTHLELARPLVHAAAVTASPQDISAAKVKAGDAAYLAARTALQVHGAIGYTAGHDLGLRLTKVRALAGAWGDSGFHRERVLAR; translated from the coding sequence ATGAGGTTCGCGCTCTCCGCCGAACACCGGGACTTCGCCACCAGCTTGCACGCCTACCTCGCCGGAGCCGACACCCCCGGCGCCGCCCGCGCCTGGGCGCACGGGCGGCACGAACCCGGCCTCAAGGTTCTGCGCGGCCTCGCTGAACTGGGCGTGCCCGCCCTGCTGATCGACGAAGCCCACGGCGGGCTCGGCGCCGGTCCGGTCGACCTGGTGGTGGCCTTCGAAGCCCTGGGCTACCATGCCGTCCCCGGACCGCTGGTGGAAACCGCCGCGGTCGCGCCCGCCGCGCTGACCGGGGCGGCGGCGGAGCGGTGGCTGCCGTCTCTGGCCGCCGGGGAGGCGTTCGCGACGGTACCGGTGCCGCTTGCGCTGGACGCCGACATCGCCGCCGTCGTCGTAGGTGCCGAGGTCGTGGGCCAGCCCGAGCTGGTCCGATCAATCGACCCCACCCGGCGGCTCTTCCGAGTCGACGCACCCCCGCTGACCGGCGGCAGGGCCTTCGACCTGGGGGTTCTCGCCGTGGCCGCGCAGCTGCTCGGCGCCGGGCGATGGCTGCTGGACGCCGCGGTCGCCTACGCGAAGCAACGCAGCCAGTACGATCGGCTGATCGGCGAGTACCAGGCGATCAGGCACCTGCTCGCCGACGTCGTGACCCACCTCGAACTCGCCCGGCCCCTGGTGCACGCCGCCGCCGTCACCGCCAGCCCACAGGACATCTCCGCCGCCAAGGTCAAGGCGGGCGACGCCGCCTACCTCGCCGCCCGCACCGCCCTGCAGGTCCACGGCGCCATCGGCTACACCGCCGGACACGACCTCGGCCTGCGGCTGACCAAAGTCCGGGCACTGGCCGGCGCCTGGGGTGACAGCGGGTTCCACCGCGAGCGGGTGCTGGCGCGATGA
- a CDS encoding acyl-CoA dehydrogenase family protein, whose translation MDLDIDAESVAFRDEVREWLAAHVPTLPSMDTAEGFAAHREWEAQLADARLSVVSWPREYGGRDASLLQWVLFEEEYYAARAPGRVSQNGIFMLGPTLFAHGTQEQRDRILPAMARGEQVWAQAWSEPEAGSDIAALRSSAVRTEGGWLLSGQKTWSSRAAFADRAFGLFRTDPGERRHRGLTYLMFDLRAEGVTVRPIPQLDGEPGFAEIFLDNVFVPDADVIGEPGQGWRVAMTTANNERGLSLRSPGRFLAAANRLVDLWRSAGEPAASRDRVADAWIGARAYQLYTFGTVSRLAEGGELGPESSVNKLFWSHLDLGLHDTALDILGPHAETDRAWVEGYLFSLAGPIYGGTDQIQRNTIAERLLGLPKEARR comes from the coding sequence ATGGACCTCGACATCGATGCCGAGTCGGTGGCGTTCCGGGACGAGGTGCGGGAGTGGCTGGCGGCGCATGTGCCCACGCTCCCGTCGATGGACACCGCGGAAGGGTTCGCGGCGCACCGGGAGTGGGAGGCGCAGCTGGCGGACGCGCGGTTGTCGGTGGTGTCCTGGCCGCGCGAGTACGGCGGGCGGGACGCGTCACTGTTGCAGTGGGTGCTGTTCGAGGAGGAGTACTACGCCGCGCGCGCACCCGGGCGGGTCAGCCAGAACGGGATCTTCATGCTGGGGCCGACGCTGTTCGCGCATGGGACCCAGGAGCAGCGGGACCGGATCCTGCCGGCCATGGCCCGGGGTGAGCAGGTGTGGGCGCAGGCCTGGTCCGAACCCGAAGCCGGCAGCGACATCGCCGCGTTGCGCAGCAGCGCGGTGCGCACCGAGGGCGGGTGGCTGCTGTCCGGGCAGAAAACCTGGTCCTCCCGCGCGGCCTTCGCCGACCGCGCGTTCGGGTTGTTCCGCACCGACCCGGGCGAGCGGCGGCACCGCGGGCTGACGTATTTAATGTTCGACCTGCGCGCCGAGGGTGTGACGGTGCGGCCGATCCCGCAGCTGGACGGGGAGCCGGGGTTCGCCGAGATCTTTCTGGACAACGTGTTCGTGCCCGATGCGGACGTGATCGGCGAACCGGGCCAGGGGTGGCGGGTCGCGATGACCACCGCCAACAACGAGCGCGGCCTGTCGCTGCGCAGTCCCGGCCGCTTCCTCGCCGCCGCGAACCGGCTCGTGGACCTGTGGCGCTCGGCTGGGGAACCGGCCGCCTCGCGGGACCGGGTGGCTGACGCGTGGATCGGGGCGCGCGCCTACCAGCTCTACACCTTCGGCACCGTCTCCCGGCTGGCCGAGGGCGGCGAGCTCGGACCGGAATCCAGCGTCAACAAGCTGTTCTGGTCCCACCTCGACCTCGGCTTGCACGACACCGCGCTCGACATCCTCGGCCCGCACGCCGAAACCGACCGGGCGTGGGTGGAGGGCTACCTGTTCTCCCTCGCCGGCCCGATCTACGGCGGCACCGACCAGATCCAGCGCAACACCATCGCCGAACGACTCCTGGGACTGCCGAAGGAGGCCCGCCGATGA
- a CDS encoding enoyl-CoA hydratase, whose translation MSEDVVRYERRGAVAVVTMNRPEYRNAQNSAMTYALDAAFTRAVDDAEVKVIVLAGEGKHFSAGHDIGTPGRDVDQSFERRAVVWWDHTTREGGDQRFARESEVYLGMCRRWREIPKPMIASVQGACIAGGLMLAWVCDVIVASDDAFFADPVVRMGIPGVEYFAHPWVLGPRAAKEVLFTGERFGVRQAKEWGMVNRVVPRAELEARTVELAETIARMPQFGLALAKKAVNQAEDLMGLRSGMDSVFGLHHFAHAHNAETSTDSLGGQDARSMRDGAQR comes from the coding sequence ATGAGTGAGGACGTCGTCCGCTATGAGCGCCGGGGCGCGGTGGCGGTGGTGACGATGAATCGCCCGGAGTACCGCAACGCGCAGAACTCGGCGATGACTTACGCGCTGGATGCCGCGTTCACCCGGGCGGTGGACGATGCCGAGGTGAAGGTGATCGTGCTGGCGGGGGAGGGCAAGCACTTCTCGGCCGGCCACGACATCGGCACGCCGGGCCGGGATGTGGACCAGAGTTTCGAGCGGCGGGCGGTGGTGTGGTGGGACCACACGACGCGGGAGGGTGGGGATCAGCGGTTCGCCCGGGAGTCGGAGGTGTATCTGGGGATGTGCCGCCGGTGGCGGGAGATCCCGAAACCGATGATCGCTTCGGTGCAGGGGGCGTGTATCGCGGGCGGGCTGATGCTGGCCTGGGTCTGCGATGTGATCGTGGCTTCCGACGACGCGTTCTTCGCCGATCCGGTGGTGCGGATGGGGATTCCGGGCGTGGAGTACTTCGCGCATCCGTGGGTGCTGGGTCCGAGGGCGGCGAAGGAGGTCCTGTTCACCGGGGAGCGGTTCGGCGTGCGGCAGGCCAAGGAGTGGGGCATGGTCAACCGGGTGGTGCCGCGCGCCGAGCTCGAAGCGCGGACTGTTGAGCTGGCGGAGACGATCGCGCGGATGCCGCAGTTCGGGCTGGCGCTGGCGAAGAAGGCGGTCAACCAGGCCGAGGACCTGATGGGACTGCGGTCCGGGATGGACTCGGTGTTCGGGCTGCACCACTTCGCGCATGCCCACAACGCCGAAACCTCCACCGATTCCCTCGGTGGGCAGGACGCGCGCTCGATGCGGGACGGGGCGCAGCGCTGA
- a CDS encoding FadD3 family acyl-CoA ligase: MGQTTIPAVVRDAAAKFGSSEVLVDGGVRLDFRQLLERVQAVAGAFAARGVLPGDRVAINLPNTHHWVLSALGALYAGAVLVPVNTRFTAAETVDLLVRSRAKALVVAADFLGTDRFAAIKATGAALPGLGTVVRVPLEQPHSPVEGTLGWDEFLAERVPAADVEARADAVQPGDVSDILFTSGTTGRSKGVLSSHRQVVDVAAAWAECGRVTADDRYLVINPFFHSFGYKAGIVVALLTGATLVPQAVFDVRATLATIRRERISVLPGAPTIFQALLQEADRGDTSSLRLAVTGAATVPASLVRRMRAELGFDTVLTAYGLTEAVVVTMCRPGDDAELVARTSGRATAGFEVEVRGSEVVVRGPNVMFGYLDDPEATAQAIDEQGWLHTGDVGELDDAGYLTLTGRLKDMYICGGFNVYPAEVEHVLTELDGVRDVAVVGVPDERLGEVGKAFVVGAGLTTEQVIGFCRERLANYKVPRLVEFVDELPRNASGKVLKRQLR, encoded by the coding sequence GTGGGGCAGACCACGATCCCGGCCGTCGTCCGTGACGCCGCGGCGAAGTTCGGCTCGTCGGAGGTGCTGGTCGACGGCGGTGTCCGGCTCGATTTCCGGCAACTCCTGGAACGTGTTCAAGCCGTCGCCGGGGCGTTCGCGGCGCGCGGGGTCCTGCCCGGCGACCGGGTCGCGATCAACCTGCCGAACACGCACCACTGGGTCCTGTCCGCGCTCGGCGCGCTGTACGCGGGCGCGGTCCTGGTGCCGGTCAACACGCGGTTCACCGCCGCGGAGACAGTGGACCTGCTGGTCCGCAGCCGCGCCAAGGCGCTCGTCGTCGCGGCGGACTTCCTCGGCACCGACCGGTTCGCCGCGATCAAGGCGACCGGCGCCGCGCTGCCCGGCCTCGGCACCGTCGTCCGCGTCCCGCTCGAACAACCGCACAGCCCCGTCGAGGGCACCCTAGGCTGGGACGAGTTCCTCGCCGAACGCGTGCCCGCGGCCGACGTCGAGGCACGCGCGGATGCCGTCCAGCCCGGCGACGTCAGCGACATCCTGTTCACCTCGGGCACCACCGGCCGTTCGAAGGGCGTGTTGTCCTCCCACCGCCAGGTGGTCGACGTGGCGGCGGCGTGGGCGGAGTGCGGCAGGGTCACCGCCGACGACCGGTACTTGGTGATCAACCCGTTCTTCCACAGCTTCGGCTACAAGGCCGGGATCGTGGTCGCCCTGCTGACCGGGGCCACGCTCGTGCCGCAGGCGGTGTTCGACGTGCGGGCCACCCTGGCGACGATCCGCCGCGAGCGGATCTCCGTGCTGCCCGGCGCGCCGACGATCTTCCAGGCATTGCTCCAGGAAGCGGACCGCGGCGACACCTCGTCGCTGCGCCTCGCGGTCACCGGCGCGGCCACCGTGCCCGCCTCGCTGGTCCGGCGCATGCGGGCCGAGCTGGGGTTCGACACCGTGTTGACCGCCTACGGGCTGACCGAGGCGGTCGTGGTGACGATGTGCCGCCCCGGCGACGACGCGGAGCTGGTCGCGCGCACGTCCGGCCGGGCCACCGCCGGCTTCGAGGTTGAGGTCCGCGGTTCCGAGGTCGTCGTCCGTGGGCCCAACGTGATGTTCGGCTACCTCGACGACCCGGAGGCGACCGCGCAGGCGATCGACGAGCAGGGCTGGCTGCACACCGGTGACGTCGGCGAACTCGACGACGCGGGCTACCTCACCCTCACCGGAAGGCTCAAGGACATGTACATCTGCGGCGGGTTCAACGTCTACCCGGCGGAGGTCGAGCACGTCCTGACCGAACTGGACGGCGTGCGCGACGTCGCCGTCGTCGGAGTGCCGGACGAGCGCTTGGGCGAGGTCGGCAAGGCGTTCGTCGTCGGCGCCGGGCTGACGACCGAGCAGGTGATCGGGTTCTGCCGGGAGCGGCTGGCCAACTACAAGGTCCCGCGGCTCGTCGAATTCGTGGACGAGCTGCCCCGCAACGCTTCCGGCAAGGTGCTGAAGCGGCAGCTGAGGTGA
- a CDS encoding acyl-CoA dehydrogenase family protein, which yields MELTRFRREVAEWLADNLTGEFAALRGLGGPGREHEAFDLRLAWERRLAAAGWTCVGWPVEFGGRGLSLEEQVAFHEEYAASGAPARVNHIGEQLLGPTLIAFGTPEQRARFLPKIVAVEELWCQGYSEPGAGSDLAAVSTSAELRDGEWVVNGQKIWTSLAHVADWCFVLARTERGSQRHRGLSYLLVPLRQDGVTVRPIQQLTGTSEFNEVFFDDARTPAAMVVGGPGEGWRIAMATLGFERGVSTLGQQIGFRRELDGIEAEAKRLGTWEDPLLRADLERARIGLRVLRAHALRTLGQAAGPQVAVGKLMWAQWHRGLGELAVRARGARSLVADGELDEWQRLFLFTRADTIYGGSDEIERNIIAERVLGLPKEAR from the coding sequence TTGGAGCTGACGCGGTTCCGCCGCGAGGTCGCGGAGTGGCTGGCGGACAACCTGACCGGTGAGTTCGCGGCGTTGCGTGGGCTGGGCGGGCCGGGGCGGGAGCACGAGGCGTTCGACCTGCGGCTGGCGTGGGAGCGGCGCCTGGCGGCGGCGGGGTGGACGTGTGTGGGCTGGCCGGTGGAGTTCGGCGGGCGCGGGTTGTCGCTGGAGGAGCAGGTGGCCTTCCACGAGGAGTACGCGGCCTCGGGGGCGCCGGCGCGGGTGAACCACATCGGGGAGCAGTTGCTGGGGCCGACGTTGATCGCGTTCGGCACGCCGGAGCAGCGCGCGCGGTTCCTGCCGAAGATCGTGGCGGTGGAGGAGCTGTGGTGTCAGGGCTATTCCGAGCCCGGGGCCGGGTCGGATCTGGCGGCGGTGTCCACCTCGGCGGAGTTGCGGGACGGCGAGTGGGTGGTCAACGGGCAGAAGATCTGGACGTCGCTGGCGCACGTGGCGGACTGGTGTTTCGTGCTGGCCCGCACCGAGCGGGGGTCGCAGCGGCACCGCGGGTTGTCCTATCTGCTGGTGCCGTTGCGGCAGGACGGGGTGACGGTGCGGCCGATCCAGCAGCTGACCGGGACCTCGGAGTTCAACGAAGTGTTCTTCGACGACGCCCGCACCCCCGCGGCGATGGTGGTGGGTGGCCCGGGTGAGGGGTGGCGGATCGCGATGGCCACCCTCGGCTTCGAACGCGGGGTGTCCACGCTCGGGCAGCAGATCGGGTTCCGCCGCGAACTGGACGGTATCGAGGCGGAGGCCAAGCGGCTGGGCACGTGGGAGGACCCGCTGCTGCGCGCCGATCTGGAGCGCGCCCGGATAGGCCTGCGGGTGCTGCGGGCGCACGCGTTGCGGACGCTGGGGCAGGCGGCGGGGCCGCAGGTCGCGGTCGGCAAGCTGATGTGGGCGCAGTGGCACCGCGGGCTCGGCGAGCTGGCGGTGCGGGCGCGGGGCGCGCGGTCGCTGGTCGCTGACGGCGAGCTGGACGAGTGGCAACGGCTGTTCCTGTTCACCCGGGCCGACACCATCTACGGCGGCTCGGACGAGATCGAACGCAACATCATCGCCGAGCGGGTGCTCGGCCTGCCCAAGGAGGCCCGGTGA
- a CDS encoding SDR family oxidoreductase, which produces MIPAYPPGRHLLEDKVVVVTAAAGTGIGSAVAKRCLEEGASVVISDWHERRLAEKAAELAELGKVHAITCDVTDESQVQGLVAGAVRQFGRIDVMINNAGLGGTRSVLEMTDEEWSRVLDITLTGTFRCTRAVLRQFVAQGGGGAIVNNASVIGWRAQAGQAHYAAAKAGVMALTRCSALDAAEHGVRINAVAPSLAMHPFLAKVTSDELLRELEGREAFGRAAEPWEVANVMVFLASDYASYLTGEVVSVSSQHP; this is translated from the coding sequence GTGATCCCCGCCTACCCACCCGGACGCCACCTGCTGGAGGACAAAGTCGTGGTGGTCACCGCCGCCGCGGGCACCGGCATCGGCTCCGCGGTCGCGAAACGCTGCCTGGAAGAGGGCGCGAGCGTGGTGATCAGCGACTGGCACGAACGCCGCCTCGCCGAGAAGGCCGCCGAGCTGGCGGAGCTGGGCAAGGTCCACGCGATCACCTGCGACGTCACTGACGAATCGCAGGTTCAGGGGTTGGTCGCGGGCGCGGTGCGGCAGTTCGGCCGGATCGATGTGATGATCAACAATGCCGGTCTGGGCGGCACCCGGTCGGTGCTGGAGATGACCGACGAGGAATGGTCGCGCGTTCTCGACATCACGTTGACCGGCACCTTTCGCTGCACCCGGGCGGTGCTGCGGCAGTTCGTGGCGCAGGGCGGCGGCGGGGCGATCGTCAACAACGCGTCGGTGATCGGATGGCGGGCGCAAGCCGGGCAAGCCCACTACGCCGCCGCCAAGGCCGGAGTCATGGCCCTCACCCGGTGTTCCGCGCTGGACGCCGCCGAGCACGGGGTGCGGATCAACGCCGTGGCACCGAGTCTGGCGATGCACCCGTTCCTCGCCAAAGTGACCAGCGATGAATTGCTGCGGGAACTGGAGGGACGGGAGGCGTTCGGGCGGGCGGCGGAGCCGTGGGAGGTGGCCAATGTGATGGTGTTCCTCGCCAGCGACTACGCCTCGTATCTGACCGGCGAGGTCGTCTCCGTGTCCAGCCAGCACCCCTAG
- a CDS encoding acetyl-CoA C-acetyltransferase: protein MPEAFLLDAVRTPVGRRGGALSGWHPADLAAHIIRAVVSRAGVDPDLVDDVILGCTDTLGPQSGNIARTAWLAAGYPDHVPGVTVDRQCGSSQQAVHFAAQAVLSGTQDLVVAGGVQNMSRIPISAAMLAGREYGFDDPFSGSKGWQERYGSAEVSQFRSADMIAEHWDITREAMEAYALRSHQRALAAIDTGRFTAEIAPVDGFSVDEGPRRDTSLERMQGLKPLSEGSRLTAAVASQISDGASAALIASEAFVQEHGLTPRARIHHISVRAADPVWMLIGPIPATAHALRKAGLTVDDIDLFEVNEAFASVVLAWLDETGANPDRVNVNGGGIALGHPIGATGTKLLATLLHELERRNGRYGLQTMCEGGGTANVTITERL from the coding sequence GTGCCTGAAGCCTTTCTCCTCGACGCCGTGCGCACCCCCGTCGGCCGCCGCGGCGGCGCCCTGTCCGGGTGGCACCCCGCCGACCTGGCCGCGCACATCATCCGGGCGGTCGTGTCGCGGGCCGGGGTGGACCCGGACCTGGTCGACGACGTCATCCTCGGCTGCACCGACACCCTCGGCCCGCAATCCGGCAACATCGCCCGCACCGCGTGGCTGGCCGCCGGCTACCCGGACCACGTGCCCGGGGTGACCGTGGACCGGCAGTGCGGGTCGAGCCAGCAGGCCGTGCACTTCGCCGCGCAGGCGGTGCTGTCCGGGACGCAGGACCTGGTGGTGGCCGGCGGGGTGCAGAACATGAGCCGCATCCCCATCAGCGCCGCCATGCTCGCCGGGCGGGAGTACGGCTTCGACGACCCGTTCTCCGGCTCCAAGGGCTGGCAGGAACGCTACGGCAGCGCCGAGGTGTCCCAGTTCCGCAGCGCCGACATGATCGCCGAACACTGGGACATCACTCGCGAAGCCATGGAAGCCTACGCACTGCGCAGCCACCAGCGCGCCCTCGCCGCCATCGACACCGGCCGATTCACCGCAGAGATCGCCCCGGTCGACGGCTTCTCGGTGGACGAGGGCCCGCGCCGCGACACCAGCCTCGAACGCATGCAGGGACTCAAGCCACTCTCCGAAGGCTCCCGTTTGACGGCCGCCGTGGCGAGCCAGATCTCCGACGGCGCCAGCGCGGCGCTGATCGCCTCCGAAGCGTTCGTCCAGGAACACGGACTCACCCCACGCGCCCGCATCCACCACATCTCCGTCCGGGCGGCCGACCCGGTGTGGATGCTCATCGGCCCCATCCCCGCCACCGCCCACGCCCTCCGCAAGGCCGGCCTCACGGTGGACGACATCGACCTCTTCGAGGTCAACGAAGCCTTCGCCAGCGTCGTCCTGGCCTGGCTCGACGAAACCGGCGCCAACCCCGACCGAGTCAACGTCAACGGCGGCGGCATCGCCCTCGGCCACCCCATCGGCGCCACCGGCACCAAACTGCTGGCCACCCTCCTGCACGAACTGGAACGCCGCAACGGCCGCTACGGCCTGCAAACCATGTGCGAAGGCGGCGGCACCGCCAACGTCACGATCACCGAAAGGTTGTGA
- a CDS encoding NAD(P)H-dependent flavin oxidoreductase → MDTALTRLVGVRHPVVQTGMGWVAGPRLVSATAEAGGLGILASATMTYLELEAAITEVKQRTDQPFGVNLRADAGDAGDRVDLLIREGVRVASFALAPRQEMIAKLRDHGIVVIPSIGAARHAEKVAAWGADAVIVQGGEGGGHTGGVATTLLLPSVLDAVDIPVVAAGGFFDGRGLAAALAYGAAGVAMGTRFLLSKESTVPEEVKRVYLAQGLAGTVVTRRVDGLPHRVLRTELVEKLEDTGRVRGTLQAARNALRFRKLTGLSLPAMIREGLAMKHGNEMTWSQIIMAANTPMLLRAGLAEGRTDAGVLASGQVVGMIDDLPTVADIVAGTVHQAEEILQRLGG, encoded by the coding sequence ATGGACACCGCGCTGACCCGCCTGGTCGGGGTGCGGCACCCGGTCGTGCAGACCGGGATGGGCTGGGTCGCGGGGCCGCGGCTGGTGTCGGCCACCGCCGAAGCCGGCGGGTTGGGCATCCTCGCGTCGGCCACGATGACCTACCTCGAACTCGAAGCCGCCATCACGGAGGTCAAGCAGCGCACCGACCAGCCCTTCGGGGTGAACCTCCGCGCGGACGCGGGAGACGCGGGGGACCGGGTGGACCTGCTGATCCGGGAGGGCGTGCGGGTCGCCTCCTTCGCGCTCGCGCCGCGCCAGGAGATGATCGCCAAACTCCGCGATCACGGCATCGTGGTGATCCCCTCCATCGGCGCGGCCCGGCACGCCGAAAAAGTCGCCGCCTGGGGCGCCGATGCGGTCATCGTGCAGGGTGGCGAGGGCGGCGGCCACACCGGGGGAGTCGCTACCACCCTCCTGTTGCCCTCGGTTCTCGACGCGGTGGACATCCCCGTCGTCGCGGCGGGCGGGTTCTTCGACGGCCGCGGACTCGCCGCCGCACTCGCCTACGGCGCGGCCGGGGTCGCGATGGGGACACGGTTCCTGCTGAGCAAGGAAAGCACCGTGCCGGAGGAGGTCAAGCGGGTCTACCTCGCCCAGGGCCTGGCGGGCACGGTGGTGACGCGGCGCGTCGACGGCCTGCCGCACCGCGTATTGCGCACCGAGCTGGTCGAGAAACTGGAAGACACCGGCCGGGTTCGGGGCACACTGCAGGCGGCCCGCAACGCCCTGCGCTTCCGCAAGCTCACCGGCCTCTCACTGCCCGCCATGATCCGCGAAGGCCTCGCGATGAAACACGGCAACGAGATGACCTGGAGCCAGATCATCATGGCCGCCAACACCCCGATGCTCCTGCGCGCCGGCCTGGCCGAAGGCCGCACCGACGCGGGCGTCCTCGCCTCCGGCCAAGTCGTCGGCATGATCGACGACCTGCCAACGGTGGCCGACATCGTGGCGGGAACCGTGCACCAGGCAGAGGAGATCCTCCAGCGGCTGGGTGGTTGA
- a CDS encoding CoA-transferase subunit beta, translating to MSATRAEIAVVAVAELFRGDGEIVASPMGYIPSLGAKLARLTFEPDLLLSDGEAYLIDVEGTVEGWQPFRKMLDTIVPHGRRHVVMGANQIDKFGNQNISAIGDHARPAKQLLGVRGAPGNTANHRTSYWVPRHSPRVFVESVDIVSGVGYDNAAKAGLKYHDVHRVVTNLGVFDFATPDHSMRAVSLHPGVTPEEVAAASGFDIDLSSAGVSREPTDEELRLIRDLDPKGLRDKEVPS from the coding sequence ATGAGCGCGACCAGGGCCGAGATCGCCGTGGTGGCGGTGGCCGAACTGTTCCGCGGCGACGGCGAGATCGTGGCCAGCCCGATGGGTTACATCCCGTCACTGGGCGCGAAACTCGCCCGGCTGACCTTCGAACCCGACCTGCTGCTCTCCGACGGCGAGGCGTATCTGATCGATGTCGAGGGCACTGTGGAGGGGTGGCAGCCGTTCCGCAAGATGCTGGACACGATCGTCCCGCACGGACGGCGGCACGTGGTGATGGGCGCCAACCAGATCGACAAGTTCGGCAACCAGAACATCTCCGCCATCGGCGACCACGCCCGCCCGGCCAAGCAGCTGCTCGGGGTGCGGGGCGCGCCGGGCAACACCGCCAACCACCGCACCAGCTACTGGGTGCCCCGCCACAGCCCCCGCGTGTTCGTCGAATCCGTGGACATCGTGTCCGGCGTGGGCTACGACAACGCCGCCAAGGCCGGACTGAAGTACCACGACGTGCACCGGGTGGTGACCAACCTCGGCGTGTTCGACTTCGCCACCCCCGACCACTCCATGCGCGCCGTCTCACTGCACCCCGGCGTCACCCCCGAAGAGGTCGCGGCGGCAAGCGGTTTCGACATCGACCTGTCCTCGGCAGGCGTGAGCCGCGAGCCCACTGACGAGGAGCTGCGGCTGATCCGCGATCTGGACCCGAAGGGCTTGCGGGACAAGGAAGTCCCGTCATGA